From Butyricimonas paravirosa, one genomic window encodes:
- a CDS encoding FecR family protein yields MEEYRSNMNILKEVLRGKRPHDDVEFVAWLKESEEHQKCYEEALQQAASDLRIKKSFNRQLIWNRVLDETRKKERVRVLRRSFMRYAAVLLPFVALFAWWLLKTGDVESSVEVTANEDGIMLFLSNGERVNISQFDSTGVLEKNGMKIRMTEKRDQIVYENHDDISKELIYNTLSVPARAEYCLTLEDGTKVWLAATSRLKYPVNFVGTSREVYLEGEAFFDVARDTSKPFIVNCATFSVKALGTSFDVSCYNDDEFGLATLASGKIEVALGDQKKILSPGEQALIKEQSLSVKEVNILPYTSWMEDRLYFFNEKLESIMKRMARWYGIEVCYADLGIRELHFTGNVPKYTDIEKVFDILEFATHLDFSLEKGKVLISRSKK; encoded by the coding sequence ATGGAAGAATACAGATCAAATATGAATATTCTAAAAGAGGTTTTACGAGGGAAACGTCCTCATGATGACGTGGAGTTCGTGGCTTGGCTGAAAGAATCCGAGGAACATCAGAAATGTTACGAGGAAGCACTGCAACAGGCTGCAAGCGATTTGAGGATAAAAAAATCGTTTAATCGACAACTTATATGGAACCGGGTGTTGGATGAGACTCGGAAAAAAGAACGAGTACGAGTTTTGCGACGTTCTTTCATGCGTTATGCCGCTGTGTTATTACCGTTCGTGGCTTTGTTTGCTTGGTGGCTACTGAAGACGGGAGATGTGGAGTCAAGCGTGGAGGTTACTGCTAATGAGGATGGTATTATGTTGTTTCTTTCTAACGGGGAGCGGGTGAACATTAGTCAGTTCGATTCGACTGGAGTACTGGAAAAGAACGGGATGAAAATTAGGATGACGGAGAAAAGGGATCAAATCGTGTACGAGAATCATGATGACATTTCCAAGGAATTAATTTATAATACATTGAGTGTTCCCGCCCGTGCAGAATATTGTCTGACCCTAGAAGATGGTACAAAGGTGTGGTTGGCGGCAACCTCCCGGTTAAAGTATCCGGTTAATTTTGTGGGAACTTCTCGGGAAGTGTATTTGGAAGGTGAAGCGTTTTTTGACGTGGCGAGGGATACGTCAAAACCTTTTATCGTAAATTGTGCCACTTTTTCGGTGAAAGCCTTGGGGACATCTTTTGATGTAAGTTGCTATAATGATGATGAATTTGGTTTGGCGACTCTTGCCTCGGGAAAGATTGAAGTAGCCCTTGGGGATCAGAAAAAAATATTGAGTCCCGGGGAGCAAGCCTTGATTAAAGAACAATCCTTATCAGTGAAAGAGGTGAATATTTTGCCTTATACGTCTTGGATGGAAGATCGGCTTTACTTTTTTAATGAAAAACTGGAGTCGATTATGAAACGGATGGCTCGTTGGTATGGAATTGAGGTGTGTTATGCGGACCTGGGCATTCGGGAATTACACTTTACAGGGAATGTGCCCAAGTATACCGATATTGAAAAAGTATTTGATATACTGGAGTTCGCTACCCATTTGGATTTTTCTTTAGAAAAAGGTAAAGTACTCATTTCCCGATCGAAGAAATAA
- a CDS encoding cytidine deaminase produces the protein MEKAELKIDYTVYRESYPEGYEDLCRAALDVTKNAYCVYSGFAVGAAVLMNNGEVVCGTNQENVAYPSGLCAERTALFYACSTYPEAGIKAIAIAARDHGVEVEDNVTPCGACRQVMAEIVQRYKADFDVIMIGKKRTLLIKASQLLPFSFVMP, from the coding sequence ATGGAGAAAGCGGAATTGAAGATTGATTACACGGTGTACCGGGAATCTTACCCGGAAGGGTACGAGGACTTGTGTCGTGCAGCCTTGGATGTCACGAAAAATGCGTATTGCGTGTATTCCGGTTTTGCCGTGGGGGCCGCCGTGTTGATGAATAACGGAGAGGTCGTTTGTGGTACCAATCAGGAGAATGTTGCTTATCCTTCCGGGTTGTGCGCCGAGCGGACCGCATTATTTTATGCTTGTTCTACGTATCCGGAGGCGGGGATCAAGGCAATTGCCATTGCAGCCCGGGATCATGGCGTGGAAGTGGAGGACAATGTTACCCCGTGCGGGGCTTGTCGTCAGGTGATGGCCGAGATTGTTCAACGCTATAAAGCGGATTTTGATGTTATCATGATAGGCAAAAAAAGAACCCTCTTGATCAAGGCCAGCCAGTTATTACCTTTTTCGTTTGTCATGCCTTAA
- a CDS encoding MFS transporter codes for MTEKLTLRDNAAVRWAALLLLALAMFCSYIFMDILSPIKDLMQSERGWDSLAFGTMQGSETFLNVFVFFLIFAGIILDKMGVRFTALLSGGVMLIGAVIKWYAVAEGFKGSGLEAWFTNNLNYIPGFDELGISPFYQGMPASAKLAAVGFMIFGCGVEMAGITVSRGIVKWFKGREIALAMGSEMALARLGVATCMIFSPFFAKLGGQVDVSRSVAFGVVLLMIALIMFIVYFFMDKKLDAQTGEAEEKDEPFKIKDIGKILSSGGFWLVALLCVLYYSAIFPFQKYAVNMLQCNLTFTPPAEGSFWAGNTVTIIQYCIMLVVAATAFAFNFTSKKALKTLLLAISVIGLIIFCYMGYMRQSAETIFAVFPLLAVGITPILGKVVDNKGKAATMLMFGSILLIVCHLTFAFILPLFKGSAIGGVLIAYVTILILGASFSLVPASLWPSVPKLVDQRVIGSAYALIFWIQNIGLWLFPLLIGKVLDNTNPQVVNDLKNHVITPEQAAVSYNYTWPLVMLACLGVAALIIGIILKRVDKVKGLGLELPNVQQ; via the coding sequence ATGACAGAAAAGCTTACTCTAAGAGACAATGCAGCCGTTCGGTGGGCCGCTTTATTGTTGCTGGCATTAGCCATGTTTTGTTCATATATATTTATGGACATTTTATCACCGATTAAAGATTTGATGCAGTCAGAACGTGGTTGGGATTCATTGGCATTTGGAACAATGCAAGGTTCTGAAACATTCTTGAATGTATTTGTATTCTTTTTAATTTTTGCCGGTATCATTCTGGATAAAATGGGTGTTCGTTTCACGGCTCTTTTATCAGGTGGGGTAATGTTAATCGGTGCGGTTATTAAATGGTATGCTGTTGCAGAAGGTTTCAAGGGAAGCGGGTTGGAAGCATGGTTTACGAACAATTTGAATTACATCCCGGGTTTTGATGAGTTGGGAATCTCCCCGTTCTACCAGGGAATGCCGGCATCTGCTAAACTGGCTGCAGTTGGTTTCATGATCTTCGGCTGTGGTGTGGAAATGGCTGGTATCACGGTTTCTCGCGGTATTGTAAAATGGTTTAAGGGACGTGAAATCGCTTTGGCAATGGGGTCCGAAATGGCATTAGCACGTTTAGGAGTTGCTACTTGTATGATTTTCTCTCCGTTCTTCGCCAAACTTGGTGGACAGGTTGACGTTTCTCGTTCAGTCGCTTTTGGCGTGGTGTTATTGATGATCGCGTTGATCATGTTCATTGTTTATTTCTTCATGGATAAGAAATTGGATGCACAGACCGGAGAGGCTGAAGAAAAAGATGAGCCCTTTAAAATTAAAGATATTGGGAAAATCCTGTCAAGTGGAGGTTTCTGGTTGGTTGCATTACTTTGTGTATTGTATTACTCGGCTATTTTCCCGTTCCAGAAATATGCAGTTAACATGCTACAATGTAATTTGACATTTACTCCTCCTGCCGAAGGTTCTTTCTGGGCTGGGAATACTGTGACAATTATTCAATATTGTATCATGCTGGTTGTTGCAGCTACTGCATTTGCATTTAACTTTACAAGCAAGAAGGCATTGAAAACTTTGTTGTTAGCTATCTCTGTAATAGGTTTGATTATATTCTGCTACATGGGTTATATGCGTCAGTCGGCAGAGACTATTTTTGCCGTATTCCCGTTGTTGGCAGTGGGTATCACGCCGATACTTGGTAAAGTGGTTGACAATAAAGGTAAGGCTGCTACCATGTTGATGTTCGGTTCAATCTTGTTGATCGTGTGTCACTTGACCTTTGCATTTATCTTACCTCTGTTTAAAGGTAGTGCAATCGGAGGTGTTTTGATTGCATACGTGACCATTTTAATTCTGGGAGCATCGTTCTCGCTGGTTCCGGCTTCATTATGGCCGAGTGTTCCGAAGTTGGTTGATCAGAGAGTGATCGGTTCTGCTTATGCATTGATATTTTGGATTCAAAATATCGGTTTGTGGCTTTTCCCGTTATTGATCGGTAAAGTGTTGGATAACACAAATCCTCAAGTTGTAAATGACTTGAAGAATCACGTGATCACCCCGGAACAAGCTGCTGTTTCCTATAATTATACGTGGCCTCTTGTCATGTTGGCTTGCTTGGGTGTTGCCGCTTTGATTATCGGTATAATCCTGAAACGTGTTGATAAGGTGAAAGGTCTCGGTTTGGAATTACCGAACGTTCAACAGTAA
- a CDS encoding glucosaminidase domain-containing protein produces MSKIYVILFLSFICVNICGASTDSRKAFIKKYKSIAIEEMDRTGIPASIKLAQGMLESGCGTSKLAVNANNHFGIKCHNWNGASFTMDDDKRNECFRKYRNPEESWVDHSEFLLTRPRYAFLFDLPKTDYKGWAKGLKKAGYATASDYAQKLIKIIEEEELYQFDRPAKKVHPIPNELNYKLSESKNYQSRVVYINRIPSVKVKEGDTFESIAQYFNIPLKKLLKYNDKNELSIRTGMHVFLAKKKNKAPKGYTFHKTKAGDTMYMISQIYGIKLAKLLQYNYMENGEQPQVGEMISLRGPAQLY; encoded by the coding sequence ATGAGCAAGATTTACGTTATTTTATTTTTGAGTTTTATATGTGTTAACATATGTGGAGCCTCTACGGACAGTCGCAAAGCGTTCATCAAAAAATATAAAAGTATTGCCATCGAAGAGATGGATCGTACGGGAATCCCCGCCAGTATCAAGCTGGCACAAGGGATGTTGGAATCCGGATGCGGAACATCCAAACTGGCGGTCAACGCCAACAACCATTTCGGTATCAAATGCCATAACTGGAACGGGGCCAGTTTCACCATGGACGATGATAAACGAAACGAATGTTTCCGAAAATACAGGAATCCAGAAGAATCATGGGTAGATCACAGTGAATTCTTACTCACCCGCCCCCGCTACGCATTCTTGTTCGACCTGCCAAAAACAGATTACAAAGGCTGGGCTAAAGGATTGAAAAAAGCGGGATATGCAACCGCCTCCGATTACGCGCAAAAACTCATTAAAATTATCGAGGAAGAAGAGTTATATCAATTCGATCGTCCGGCAAAAAAAGTTCATCCGATACCCAATGAATTAAACTACAAACTCAGCGAAAGCAAAAACTACCAGAGCCGGGTAGTATATATCAATCGGATTCCTTCCGTGAAAGTGAAAGAAGGGGACACATTTGAAAGTATCGCCCAGTATTTCAACATTCCGTTGAAGAAATTATTAAAATACAACGATAAAAACGAACTTTCGATTCGTACAGGAATGCACGTGTTTCTGGCAAAGAAAAAGAACAAAGCCCCCAAAGGTTACACGTTCCATAAAACGAAAGCCGGAGACACCATGTACATGATCTCCCAGATATATGGAATCAAGCTCGCCAAATTGTTGCAATATAATTACATGGAAAACGGCGAGCAACCTCAGGTCGGTGAAATGATCTCGTTAAGAGGTCCCGCCCAATTATACTAA
- a CDS encoding DUF4199 domain-containing protein codes for MEKNNELFLKQNSIFGCLIGGTFIFASLLFILAGKGIVVNAQFHNIIMMLTIFGIFIGVRKYRDEQLAGVISYGKALKTGIFILCIASLCYAVYVFFLYTFNADLLTEFKNVTINTLKITGQNSPLFKMLEENVDVYFVPASIAFGELFNRIIVGAAFSLFIAGLVRRSKLPFNPQEF; via the coding sequence ATGGAAAAAAATAACGAGCTATTCTTAAAACAGAATTCAATATTCGGGTGCCTAATCGGGGGCACCTTCATTTTCGCGTCTTTGTTATTTATCCTGGCAGGAAAAGGAATCGTGGTAAACGCACAATTCCACAACATCATCATGATGCTAACCATTTTCGGGATATTCATCGGTGTTCGGAAATACAGGGATGAACAGTTGGCAGGTGTCATTTCTTACGGGAAAGCACTGAAAACAGGCATTTTCATCCTTTGCATCGCCTCGTTATGCTATGCCGTGTACGTGTTCTTTTTATACACGTTCAACGCAGACTTACTGACCGAATTCAAAAACGTGACAATAAACACACTGAAAATTACCGGCCAAAATTCCCCGCTCTTCAAAATGCTCGAAGAAAACGTTGATGTATATTTTGTTCCCGCCAGTATCGCTTTCGGGGAACTATTCAATAGAATCATCGTGGGAGCAGCCTTCTCGCTATTTATAGCCGGGTTGGTCAGAAGAAGTAAATTACCGTTTAACCCGCAAGAATTTTAA
- a CDS encoding glycosyltransferase family 2 protein gives MDISVVVPLYNEEESLPELSAWIERVMVANNFTYEIIMVDDGSNDKSWKVIEQLSAKDDHVRGIKFRRNYGKSAALHCGFEDAQGDVVITMDADLQDSPDEIPELYRMITEEDYDLISGWKKKRYDPITKTLPTKLFNATARKFSGIKLHDFNCGLKAYKNTVVKNIEVYGEMHRYIPILAKQAGFTRIGEKVVHHQARKYGVTKFGLNRFINGFLDLLSVTFITRFAKKPMHLFGALGTLLFIIGFCAAAWIGIEKLIAVAHNLRAPLVTNNPYFYIALTCMIIGSQLFLAGFLAELVSRSASDRNVYRIEKKI, from the coding sequence ATGGATATTTCAGTAGTCGTACCGTTATATAATGAAGAAGAATCCTTGCCAGAACTTTCCGCATGGATCGAGAGAGTCATGGTTGCGAACAATTTTACCTACGAAATTATTATGGTAGATGACGGGAGTAACGACAAATCATGGAAAGTGATCGAACAACTGTCTGCTAAAGACGATCATGTACGTGGCATTAAATTCCGCCGTAATTATGGGAAATCGGCCGCATTACATTGTGGTTTCGAGGATGCACAAGGAGACGTGGTAATCACCATGGATGCAGATTTACAAGATAGCCCGGACGAGATTCCGGAACTCTACCGCATGATCACGGAAGAAGATTATGACTTGATTTCCGGCTGGAAAAAGAAAAGATATGACCCGATAACCAAAACACTCCCGACAAAGCTTTTCAACGCTACTGCCCGGAAGTTCTCCGGCATAAAGTTACATGACTTTAATTGCGGGTTAAAGGCTTATAAAAACACGGTAGTGAAGAATATCGAAGTGTACGGGGAGATGCACCGCTACATCCCGATTTTGGCCAAACAGGCCGGATTCACCCGGATCGGGGAAAAGGTGGTTCATCATCAAGCCCGAAAATACGGGGTAACGAAATTCGGACTTAACCGGTTTATTAACGGTTTTCTCGACCTACTTTCCGTAACTTTTATTACCCGGTTCGCTAAAAAACCCATGCACTTATTCGGTGCACTGGGAACGCTGTTATTTATTATCGGATTTTGTGCCGCCGCTTGGATCGGTATTGAAAAACTGATCGCCGTGGCCCATAACCTAAGAGCCCCTCTAGTGACAAATAATCCTTACTTTTATATCGCTCTGACCTGCATGATCATCGGTTCTCAACTTTTCTTAGCCGGTTTCTTGGCAGAATTAGTTTCCCGAAGTGCCAGCGATCGGAACGTGTACAGGATCGAGAAAAAAATATAA
- a CDS encoding RNA polymerase sigma factor: MMVEDKDVEGLRRGDRVCFENIFNRYSPDLYVVAYRITGNKAVAEDVVQDFFVKLWMNREKVQIYKSFRYYCFSAIHYASLNATRTKYRDTELSEELEDPSCVEYEMERAELSEKIHLAIDSLPEKCKAIFVDACIEECSYVEVAQKYDLSVNTVKVQVSKAYRILREKLTKEQFSIFLLIFLKSE; the protein is encoded by the coding sequence ATGATGGTGGAAGATAAGGATGTAGAAGGATTACGGCGGGGGGATAGAGTTTGTTTTGAGAATATATTTAATCGGTATTCTCCGGATTTGTATGTGGTTGCTTATCGTATCACGGGAAATAAGGCGGTAGCGGAAGATGTTGTGCAGGATTTCTTCGTGAAGCTGTGGATGAATCGGGAAAAGGTCCAGATATATAAATCCTTTCGTTATTATTGTTTTTCAGCAATACATTATGCTTCATTAAATGCGACAAGGACGAAATACAGGGATACGGAATTATCTGAAGAATTAGAGGATCCGTCTTGTGTGGAGTATGAAATGGAACGGGCGGAGTTAAGTGAGAAAATACATCTGGCAATTGATTCTTTGCCGGAAAAATGTAAAGCTATTTTTGTGGATGCCTGTATCGAGGAATGTAGCTATGTTGAGGTGGCGCAAAAGTATGATCTATCGGTAAATACAGTAAAAGTACAAGTCAGTAAAGCGTACCGGATTTTACGGGAAAAATTGACGAAAGAACAATTTTCTATTTTTTTGTTGATTTTTTTGAAATCCGAGTAA